The proteins below are encoded in one region of Synchiropus splendidus isolate RoL2022-P1 chromosome 13, RoL_Sspl_1.0, whole genome shotgun sequence:
- the and3 gene encoding actinodin3 codes for MQGEQTATMIPRTLRIVSCLLLMSGLLDATSLMKVKTPALSIESAQANDFLANSRPKRNADPKWYRGTPDFQSYYRFYNSIGHIEGLYEIDRLRMLYQQMRSFEVIYGPDASSYQSVMGVLTSAAPPTTTTQPPPPPTTPAPTPDPLKDAQKIYLCNPRDPLCKPQIVYLPTGAVPVLCDPRSNPACRPKTEEEIKAAAPPPPPPPPPAPKKSTPPPPPPITAKGMEYDCDPYWDPDCLVDHPPRPVQETTAPEAPVEEKVVKEEVKKVEESVPAAKQDTLNPYFDPYDFKRDLFDPFRYANPEPED; via the exons ATGCAAGGTGAGCAG ACGGCGACGATGATTCCCCGGACACTCAGGATAGTCAGCTGCCTGCTGCTGATGTCAG GTCTGCTGGATGCAACATCTTTGATGAAAGTGAAGACTCCTGCAC TGAGCATCGAATCTGCCCAGGCAAATGATTTCTTGGCTAATTCTCGACCCAAGAGAAACGCTGATCCAAAGTGGTACAGAGGAACTCCAGATTTTCAATCCTACTACCGTTTCTACAACAGCATCGGTCACATCGAGGGG CTCTATGAGATCGACAGGCTTCGGATGCTGTACCAGCAGATGCGCTCTTTTGAGGTGATCTACGGCCCAGATGCCTCAAGTTACCAAAGTGTCATGGGTGTGTTGACCAGCGCCGCACCCCCTACTACCACcactcagcctcctccacctcccaccACACCAGCTCCAACTCCAGACCCCCTGAAGGACGCTCAGAAGATCTACCTGTGCAATCCCAGAGACCCCCTCTGTAAACCTCAGATCGTCTACCTGCCAACTGGAGCTGTCCCAGTGCTGTGCGACCCACGCAGCAACCCAGCCTGCAGACCCAAGACTGAAGAAGAGATCaaagctgcagctcctcctccaccgccaccacctcctcctgctcctaaAAAGTCCACCCCACCTCCACCTCCGCCTATCACCGCCAAGGGTATGGAGTATGACTGTGACCCTTACTGGGACCCCGACTGCCTCGTTGACCACCCTCCCCGCCCTGTCCAGGAAACAACAGCCCCTGAGGCACCTGTTGAGGAGAAAGTAGTAAAAGAAGAAGTTAAAAAAGTTGAGGAGAGTGTTCCAGCTGCCAAACAGGACACCTTAAACCCTTATTTTGACCCTTACGACTTTAAGCGAGACCTGTTCGACCCCTTCCGTTATGCCAATCCTGAACCCGAAGACTAA
- the LOC128769162 gene encoding dynein, cytoplasmic 1, intermediate chain 2a-like isoform X3: MSDKSELKAELERKKQRIAQIREEKKRKEEEKKKKDGDTKRGVDIGGGSSAGHEDTDLERKRREAEALLQSVGITPDIQHVPAPMSPSNKSVGSDAGSQDSGDGNAGPRTLHWDPDPSTLQLHSDSELIGRGAVKLTMSKLTQVDFLPKEMVSYSKETQTPTETLTHADQKAEEDEDEEITAPPPVEESQEEKEEQREQEEDIPKELTEEEKLQVLHSEEFLSFFERGSRIVERALAEQVDVCFDYSGRDLEDKEGDLQAGAKLVLNRQFADERWTKNRVVTCLDWSLQYPELLVASYNKYEDAPHEPDGVALVWNLKYKKGTPEYIFHCQSEVMSAGFAKFHPNLVVGGTYSGQIVLWDNRSNKRTPVQRTPLSASAHTHPVYCVNVVGTQNANNLISISTDGKMCSWSLDMLSQPQDSLELVFKQSKAVAVTSMAFPLGDVNNFVVGSEDGSVYTACRHGSKAGITEVFEGHHGPVTGLSCHSAGGPVDFSHLFISSSFDWTVKLWSTKSTRPLYSFEDSCDYVYDAMWSPTHPALFACVDLAGRLDLWNLNNDTEVPTASVYVEGAPALNRVRWAHSGKEIATGDSEGQVQVYDVGEQICVPKADEWTRFVRTLAEINENRDEAEELAKA, from the exons ATGTCTGACAAGAGTGAGCTAAAGGCTGAGCTCGAGAGGAAGAAGCAACGTATCGCCCAGATTcgggaggagaaaaaaagaaaagaagaagagaagaaaaagaaagat GGCGACACCAAGCGTGGAGTTGACATAGGAGGTGGTTCCTCAGCCGGTCATGAAGACACTGATCTGGAGCGAAAGAGGAGAGAGGCAGAGGCGCTGCTGCAGAGTGTTGGCATCACACCTGACATACAACATG TCCCCGCCCCCATGTCTCCCTCCAACAAATCAGTGGGCAGTGACGCGGGAAGTCAAGATTCTGGAGATGGAAACGCCGGACCAAG GACATTGCATTGGGATCCTGACCCTTCTACTCTGCAACTACACTCCGACTCTGAGCTGATTGG GCGCGGAGCTGTGAAGCTGACCATGTCCAAACTCACCCAGGTGGACTTCCTCCCCAAAGAGATGGTGTCCTACTCTAAAGAAACGCAGACGCCCACAGAAACACTGACACATGCTGATCAGAAAGCAG AAGAAGACGAGGACGAGGAGATCACCGCTCCTCCACCTGTGGAAGAATCAcaagaagagaaggaagagcAGCGTGAACAGGAGGAGG ACATTCCAAAGGAGCTGACGGAAGAAGAGAAGCTGCAGGTTTTACACTCTGAAGAATTCCTGTCGTTTTTCGAGCGTGGCAGCAGGATAGTGGAGCGAGCCCTGGCCGAACAGGTGGATGTGTGCTTCGACTACAGCGGGAGGGATCTGGAGGACAAAGAAGG CGACCTGCAGGCAGGTGCCAAGCTGGTTCTCAACAGACAGTTTGCAGATGAGCGCTGGACCAAAAACCGAGTGGTCACTTGTTTGGACTGGTCGCTGCAG TATCCGGAGCTGCTGGTGGCTTCTTATAACAAGTATGAAGACGCTCCTCATGAGCCTGATGGAGTGGCCCTGGTTTGGAACTTGAAGTACAAGAAGGGGACGCCTGAGTACATCTTCCACTGCCAG tCAGAGGTGATGTCAGCTGGGTTCGCAAAGTTTCACCCCAACCTGGTGGTGGGCGGAACATACTCCGGGCAGATCGTCTTGTGGGACAACAGGAGCAATAAGCGCACTCCCGTCCAAAGAACTCCGCTGTCCGCTTCCGCGCACACA CATCCCGTCTACTGTGTGAACGTGGTGGGAACCCAGAATGCCAACAATCTGATCAGCATCTCCACTGACGGCAAAATGTGCTCCTGGAGTCTGGACATGCTTTCACAGCCGCAG GACAGTCTGGAGCTGGTGTTCAAACAGAGCAAAGCAGTGGCCGTCACCTCCATGGCGTTTCCCCTGGGAGATGTCAACAACTTTGTGGTGGGGAGTGAGGACGGTTCCGTCTACACTGCCTGTCGCCATGGAAG CAAAGCTGGAATCACTGAGGTGTTCGAGGGTCACCATGGTCCCGTCACCGGCCTGAGCTGCCACAGTGCTGGAGGTCCGGTGGACTTCTCGCACCTCTTCATCTCCTCGTCGTTTGATTGGACAGTCAAACTCTGGAGCACTAAA AGCACCCGCCCACTCTACTCTTTTGAGGACAGTTGTGACTACGTCTATGACGCCATGTGGTCTCCCACACACCCGGCTCTCTTTGCTTGTGTGGACCTGGCTGGACGCCTGGACCTGTGGAACCTCAACAATGATACTGAA GTTCCCACTGCCAGCGTGTACGTGGAGGGGGCTCCAGCTCTGAACCGTGTGAGGTGGGCTCACTCTGGGAAAGAGATCGCCACTGGAGACTCGGAGGGACAAGTGCAGGTCTACGACGTTGGCGAG CAAATCTGCGTGCCCAAGGCGGACGAGTGGACGCGCTTCGTCCGGACTCTGGCTGAGATCAACGAGAACAGAGACGAGGCCGAGGAACTGGCCAAAGCTTGA
- the LOC128769162 gene encoding dynein, cytoplasmic 1, intermediate chain 2a-like isoform X2, with product MSDKSELKAELERKKQRIAQIREEKKRKEEEKKKKDGDTKRGVDIGGGSSAGHEDTDLERKRREAEALLQSVGITPDIQHAQPLRVVTEDTCLFHYLVPAPMSPSNKSVGSDAGSQDSGDGNAGPRTLHWDPDPSTLQLHSDSELIGRGAVKLTMSKLTQVDFLPKEMVSYSKETQTPTETLTHADQKAEDEDEEITAPPPVEESQEEKEEQREQEEDIPKELTEEEKLQVLHSEEFLSFFERGSRIVERALAEQVDVCFDYSGRDLEDKEGDLQAGAKLVLNRQFADERWTKNRVVTCLDWSLQYPELLVASYNKYEDAPHEPDGVALVWNLKYKKGTPEYIFHCQSEVMSAGFAKFHPNLVVGGTYSGQIVLWDNRSNKRTPVQRTPLSASAHTHPVYCVNVVGTQNANNLISISTDGKMCSWSLDMLSQPQDSLELVFKQSKAVAVTSMAFPLGDVNNFVVGSEDGSVYTACRHGSKAGITEVFEGHHGPVTGLSCHSAGGPVDFSHLFISSSFDWTVKLWSTKSTRPLYSFEDSCDYVYDAMWSPTHPALFACVDLAGRLDLWNLNNDTEVPTASVYVEGAPALNRVRWAHSGKEIATGDSEGQVQVYDVGEQICVPKADEWTRFVRTLAEINENRDEAEELAKA from the exons ATGTCTGACAAGAGTGAGCTAAAGGCTGAGCTCGAGAGGAAGAAGCAACGTATCGCCCAGATTcgggaggagaaaaaaagaaaagaagaagagaagaaaaagaaagat GGCGACACCAAGCGTGGAGTTGACATAGGAGGTGGTTCCTCAGCCGGTCATGAAGACACTGATCTGGAGCGAAAGAGGAGAGAGGCAGAGGCGCTGCTGCAGAGTGTTGGCATCACACCTGACATACAACATG CTCAGCCCCTGCGGGTAGTAACAGAAGATACATGTCTGTTTCACTACCTAGTCCCCGCCCCCATGTCTCCCTCCAACAAATCAGTGGGCAGTGACGCGGGAAGTCAAGATTCTGGAGATGGAAACGCCGGACCAAG GACATTGCATTGGGATCCTGACCCTTCTACTCTGCAACTACACTCCGACTCTGAGCTGATTGG GCGCGGAGCTGTGAAGCTGACCATGTCCAAACTCACCCAGGTGGACTTCCTCCCCAAAGAGATGGTGTCCTACTCTAAAGAAACGCAGACGCCCACAGAAACACTGACACATGCTGATCAGAAAGCAG AAGACGAGGACGAGGAGATCACCGCTCCTCCACCTGTGGAAGAATCAcaagaagagaaggaagagcAGCGTGAACAGGAGGAGG ACATTCCAAAGGAGCTGACGGAAGAAGAGAAGCTGCAGGTTTTACACTCTGAAGAATTCCTGTCGTTTTTCGAGCGTGGCAGCAGGATAGTGGAGCGAGCCCTGGCCGAACAGGTGGATGTGTGCTTCGACTACAGCGGGAGGGATCTGGAGGACAAAGAAGG CGACCTGCAGGCAGGTGCCAAGCTGGTTCTCAACAGACAGTTTGCAGATGAGCGCTGGACCAAAAACCGAGTGGTCACTTGTTTGGACTGGTCGCTGCAG TATCCGGAGCTGCTGGTGGCTTCTTATAACAAGTATGAAGACGCTCCTCATGAGCCTGATGGAGTGGCCCTGGTTTGGAACTTGAAGTACAAGAAGGGGACGCCTGAGTACATCTTCCACTGCCAG tCAGAGGTGATGTCAGCTGGGTTCGCAAAGTTTCACCCCAACCTGGTGGTGGGCGGAACATACTCCGGGCAGATCGTCTTGTGGGACAACAGGAGCAATAAGCGCACTCCCGTCCAAAGAACTCCGCTGTCCGCTTCCGCGCACACA CATCCCGTCTACTGTGTGAACGTGGTGGGAACCCAGAATGCCAACAATCTGATCAGCATCTCCACTGACGGCAAAATGTGCTCCTGGAGTCTGGACATGCTTTCACAGCCGCAG GACAGTCTGGAGCTGGTGTTCAAACAGAGCAAAGCAGTGGCCGTCACCTCCATGGCGTTTCCCCTGGGAGATGTCAACAACTTTGTGGTGGGGAGTGAGGACGGTTCCGTCTACACTGCCTGTCGCCATGGAAG CAAAGCTGGAATCACTGAGGTGTTCGAGGGTCACCATGGTCCCGTCACCGGCCTGAGCTGCCACAGTGCTGGAGGTCCGGTGGACTTCTCGCACCTCTTCATCTCCTCGTCGTTTGATTGGACAGTCAAACTCTGGAGCACTAAA AGCACCCGCCCACTCTACTCTTTTGAGGACAGTTGTGACTACGTCTATGACGCCATGTGGTCTCCCACACACCCGGCTCTCTTTGCTTGTGTGGACCTGGCTGGACGCCTGGACCTGTGGAACCTCAACAATGATACTGAA GTTCCCACTGCCAGCGTGTACGTGGAGGGGGCTCCAGCTCTGAACCGTGTGAGGTGGGCTCACTCTGGGAAAGAGATCGCCACTGGAGACTCGGAGGGACAAGTGCAGGTCTACGACGTTGGCGAG CAAATCTGCGTGCCCAAGGCGGACGAGTGGACGCGCTTCGTCCGGACTCTGGCTGAGATCAACGAGAACAGAGACGAGGCCGAGGAACTGGCCAAAGCTTGA
- the LOC128769162 gene encoding dynein, cytoplasmic 1, intermediate chain 2a-like isoform X1: MSDKSELKAELERKKQRIAQIREEKKRKEEEKKKKDGDTKRGVDIGGGSSAGHEDTDLERKRREAEALLQSVGITPDIQHAQPLRVVTEDTCLFHYLVPAPMSPSNKSVGSDAGSQDSGDGNAGPRTLHWDPDPSTLQLHSDSELIGRGAVKLTMSKLTQVDFLPKEMVSYSKETQTPTETLTHADQKAEEDEDEEITAPPPVEESQEEKEEQREQEEDIPKELTEEEKLQVLHSEEFLSFFERGSRIVERALAEQVDVCFDYSGRDLEDKEGDLQAGAKLVLNRQFADERWTKNRVVTCLDWSLQYPELLVASYNKYEDAPHEPDGVALVWNLKYKKGTPEYIFHCQSEVMSAGFAKFHPNLVVGGTYSGQIVLWDNRSNKRTPVQRTPLSASAHTHPVYCVNVVGTQNANNLISISTDGKMCSWSLDMLSQPQDSLELVFKQSKAVAVTSMAFPLGDVNNFVVGSEDGSVYTACRHGSKAGITEVFEGHHGPVTGLSCHSAGGPVDFSHLFISSSFDWTVKLWSTKSTRPLYSFEDSCDYVYDAMWSPTHPALFACVDLAGRLDLWNLNNDTEVPTASVYVEGAPALNRVRWAHSGKEIATGDSEGQVQVYDVGEQICVPKADEWTRFVRTLAEINENRDEAEELAKA, translated from the exons ATGTCTGACAAGAGTGAGCTAAAGGCTGAGCTCGAGAGGAAGAAGCAACGTATCGCCCAGATTcgggaggagaaaaaaagaaaagaagaagagaagaaaaagaaagat GGCGACACCAAGCGTGGAGTTGACATAGGAGGTGGTTCCTCAGCCGGTCATGAAGACACTGATCTGGAGCGAAAGAGGAGAGAGGCAGAGGCGCTGCTGCAGAGTGTTGGCATCACACCTGACATACAACATG CTCAGCCCCTGCGGGTAGTAACAGAAGATACATGTCTGTTTCACTACCTAGTCCCCGCCCCCATGTCTCCCTCCAACAAATCAGTGGGCAGTGACGCGGGAAGTCAAGATTCTGGAGATGGAAACGCCGGACCAAG GACATTGCATTGGGATCCTGACCCTTCTACTCTGCAACTACACTCCGACTCTGAGCTGATTGG GCGCGGAGCTGTGAAGCTGACCATGTCCAAACTCACCCAGGTGGACTTCCTCCCCAAAGAGATGGTGTCCTACTCTAAAGAAACGCAGACGCCCACAGAAACACTGACACATGCTGATCAGAAAGCAG AAGAAGACGAGGACGAGGAGATCACCGCTCCTCCACCTGTGGAAGAATCAcaagaagagaaggaagagcAGCGTGAACAGGAGGAGG ACATTCCAAAGGAGCTGACGGAAGAAGAGAAGCTGCAGGTTTTACACTCTGAAGAATTCCTGTCGTTTTTCGAGCGTGGCAGCAGGATAGTGGAGCGAGCCCTGGCCGAACAGGTGGATGTGTGCTTCGACTACAGCGGGAGGGATCTGGAGGACAAAGAAGG CGACCTGCAGGCAGGTGCCAAGCTGGTTCTCAACAGACAGTTTGCAGATGAGCGCTGGACCAAAAACCGAGTGGTCACTTGTTTGGACTGGTCGCTGCAG TATCCGGAGCTGCTGGTGGCTTCTTATAACAAGTATGAAGACGCTCCTCATGAGCCTGATGGAGTGGCCCTGGTTTGGAACTTGAAGTACAAGAAGGGGACGCCTGAGTACATCTTCCACTGCCAG tCAGAGGTGATGTCAGCTGGGTTCGCAAAGTTTCACCCCAACCTGGTGGTGGGCGGAACATACTCCGGGCAGATCGTCTTGTGGGACAACAGGAGCAATAAGCGCACTCCCGTCCAAAGAACTCCGCTGTCCGCTTCCGCGCACACA CATCCCGTCTACTGTGTGAACGTGGTGGGAACCCAGAATGCCAACAATCTGATCAGCATCTCCACTGACGGCAAAATGTGCTCCTGGAGTCTGGACATGCTTTCACAGCCGCAG GACAGTCTGGAGCTGGTGTTCAAACAGAGCAAAGCAGTGGCCGTCACCTCCATGGCGTTTCCCCTGGGAGATGTCAACAACTTTGTGGTGGGGAGTGAGGACGGTTCCGTCTACACTGCCTGTCGCCATGGAAG CAAAGCTGGAATCACTGAGGTGTTCGAGGGTCACCATGGTCCCGTCACCGGCCTGAGCTGCCACAGTGCTGGAGGTCCGGTGGACTTCTCGCACCTCTTCATCTCCTCGTCGTTTGATTGGACAGTCAAACTCTGGAGCACTAAA AGCACCCGCCCACTCTACTCTTTTGAGGACAGTTGTGACTACGTCTATGACGCCATGTGGTCTCCCACACACCCGGCTCTCTTTGCTTGTGTGGACCTGGCTGGACGCCTGGACCTGTGGAACCTCAACAATGATACTGAA GTTCCCACTGCCAGCGTGTACGTGGAGGGGGCTCCAGCTCTGAACCGTGTGAGGTGGGCTCACTCTGGGAAAGAGATCGCCACTGGAGACTCGGAGGGACAAGTGCAGGTCTACGACGTTGGCGAG CAAATCTGCGTGCCCAAGGCGGACGAGTGGACGCGCTTCGTCCGGACTCTGGCTGAGATCAACGAGAACAGAGACGAGGCCGAGGAACTGGCCAAAGCTTGA
- the LOC128769162 gene encoding cytoplasmic dynein 1 intermediate chain 2-like isoform X4, producing the protein MSDKSELKAELERKKQRIAQIREEKKRKEEEKKKKDGDTKRGVDIGGGSSAGHEDTDLERKRREAEALLQSVGITPDIQHAQPLRVVTEDTCLFHYLVPAPMSPSNKSVGSDAGSQDSGDGNAGPRRGAVKLTMSKLTQVDFLPKEMVSYSKETQTPTETLTHADQKAEEDEDEEITAPPPVEESQEEKEEQREQEEDIPKELTEEEKLQVLHSEEFLSFFERGSRIVERALAEQVDVCFDYSGRDLEDKEGDLQAGAKLVLNRQFADERWTKNRVVTCLDWSLQYPELLVASYNKYEDAPHEPDGVALVWNLKYKKGTPEYIFHCQSEVMSAGFAKFHPNLVVGGTYSGQIVLWDNRSNKRTPVQRTPLSASAHTHPVYCVNVVGTQNANNLISISTDGKMCSWSLDMLSQPQDSLELVFKQSKAVAVTSMAFPLGDVNNFVVGSEDGSVYTACRHGSKAGITEVFEGHHGPVTGLSCHSAGGPVDFSHLFISSSFDWTVKLWSTKSTRPLYSFEDSCDYVYDAMWSPTHPALFACVDLAGRLDLWNLNNDTEVPTASVYVEGAPALNRVRWAHSGKEIATGDSEGQVQVYDVGEQICVPKADEWTRFVRTLAEINENRDEAEELAKA; encoded by the exons ATGTCTGACAAGAGTGAGCTAAAGGCTGAGCTCGAGAGGAAGAAGCAACGTATCGCCCAGATTcgggaggagaaaaaaagaaaagaagaagagaagaaaaagaaagat GGCGACACCAAGCGTGGAGTTGACATAGGAGGTGGTTCCTCAGCCGGTCATGAAGACACTGATCTGGAGCGAAAGAGGAGAGAGGCAGAGGCGCTGCTGCAGAGTGTTGGCATCACACCTGACATACAACATG CTCAGCCCCTGCGGGTAGTAACAGAAGATACATGTCTGTTTCACTACCTAGTCCCCGCCCCCATGTCTCCCTCCAACAAATCAGTGGGCAGTGACGCGGGAAGTCAAGATTCTGGAGATGGAAACGCCGGACCAAG GCGCGGAGCTGTGAAGCTGACCATGTCCAAACTCACCCAGGTGGACTTCCTCCCCAAAGAGATGGTGTCCTACTCTAAAGAAACGCAGACGCCCACAGAAACACTGACACATGCTGATCAGAAAGCAG AAGAAGACGAGGACGAGGAGATCACCGCTCCTCCACCTGTGGAAGAATCAcaagaagagaaggaagagcAGCGTGAACAGGAGGAGG ACATTCCAAAGGAGCTGACGGAAGAAGAGAAGCTGCAGGTTTTACACTCTGAAGAATTCCTGTCGTTTTTCGAGCGTGGCAGCAGGATAGTGGAGCGAGCCCTGGCCGAACAGGTGGATGTGTGCTTCGACTACAGCGGGAGGGATCTGGAGGACAAAGAAGG CGACCTGCAGGCAGGTGCCAAGCTGGTTCTCAACAGACAGTTTGCAGATGAGCGCTGGACCAAAAACCGAGTGGTCACTTGTTTGGACTGGTCGCTGCAG TATCCGGAGCTGCTGGTGGCTTCTTATAACAAGTATGAAGACGCTCCTCATGAGCCTGATGGAGTGGCCCTGGTTTGGAACTTGAAGTACAAGAAGGGGACGCCTGAGTACATCTTCCACTGCCAG tCAGAGGTGATGTCAGCTGGGTTCGCAAAGTTTCACCCCAACCTGGTGGTGGGCGGAACATACTCCGGGCAGATCGTCTTGTGGGACAACAGGAGCAATAAGCGCACTCCCGTCCAAAGAACTCCGCTGTCCGCTTCCGCGCACACA CATCCCGTCTACTGTGTGAACGTGGTGGGAACCCAGAATGCCAACAATCTGATCAGCATCTCCACTGACGGCAAAATGTGCTCCTGGAGTCTGGACATGCTTTCACAGCCGCAG GACAGTCTGGAGCTGGTGTTCAAACAGAGCAAAGCAGTGGCCGTCACCTCCATGGCGTTTCCCCTGGGAGATGTCAACAACTTTGTGGTGGGGAGTGAGGACGGTTCCGTCTACACTGCCTGTCGCCATGGAAG CAAAGCTGGAATCACTGAGGTGTTCGAGGGTCACCATGGTCCCGTCACCGGCCTGAGCTGCCACAGTGCTGGAGGTCCGGTGGACTTCTCGCACCTCTTCATCTCCTCGTCGTTTGATTGGACAGTCAAACTCTGGAGCACTAAA AGCACCCGCCCACTCTACTCTTTTGAGGACAGTTGTGACTACGTCTATGACGCCATGTGGTCTCCCACACACCCGGCTCTCTTTGCTTGTGTGGACCTGGCTGGACGCCTGGACCTGTGGAACCTCAACAATGATACTGAA GTTCCCACTGCCAGCGTGTACGTGGAGGGGGCTCCAGCTCTGAACCGTGTGAGGTGGGCTCACTCTGGGAAAGAGATCGCCACTGGAGACTCGGAGGGACAAGTGCAGGTCTACGACGTTGGCGAG CAAATCTGCGTGCCCAAGGCGGACGAGTGGACGCGCTTCGTCCGGACTCTGGCTGAGATCAACGAGAACAGAGACGAGGCCGAGGAACTGGCCAAAGCTTGA
- the LOC128769162 gene encoding dynein, cytoplasmic 1, intermediate chain 2a-like isoform X5, translated as MSDKSELKAELERKKQRIAQIREEKKRKEEEKKKKDGDTKRGVDIGGGSSAGHEDTDLERKRREAEALLQSVGITPDIQHVPAPMSPSNKSVGSDAGSQDSGDGNAGPRRGAVKLTMSKLTQVDFLPKEMVSYSKETQTPTETLTHADQKAEEDEDEEITAPPPVEESQEEKEEQREQEEDIPKELTEEEKLQVLHSEEFLSFFERGSRIVERALAEQVDVCFDYSGRDLEDKEGDLQAGAKLVLNRQFADERWTKNRVVTCLDWSLQYPELLVASYNKYEDAPHEPDGVALVWNLKYKKGTPEYIFHCQSEVMSAGFAKFHPNLVVGGTYSGQIVLWDNRSNKRTPVQRTPLSASAHTHPVYCVNVVGTQNANNLISISTDGKMCSWSLDMLSQPQDSLELVFKQSKAVAVTSMAFPLGDVNNFVVGSEDGSVYTACRHGSKAGITEVFEGHHGPVTGLSCHSAGGPVDFSHLFISSSFDWTVKLWSTKSTRPLYSFEDSCDYVYDAMWSPTHPALFACVDLAGRLDLWNLNNDTEVPTASVYVEGAPALNRVRWAHSGKEIATGDSEGQVQVYDVGEQICVPKADEWTRFVRTLAEINENRDEAEELAKA; from the exons ATGTCTGACAAGAGTGAGCTAAAGGCTGAGCTCGAGAGGAAGAAGCAACGTATCGCCCAGATTcgggaggagaaaaaaagaaaagaagaagagaagaaaaagaaagat GGCGACACCAAGCGTGGAGTTGACATAGGAGGTGGTTCCTCAGCCGGTCATGAAGACACTGATCTGGAGCGAAAGAGGAGAGAGGCAGAGGCGCTGCTGCAGAGTGTTGGCATCACACCTGACATACAACATG TCCCCGCCCCCATGTCTCCCTCCAACAAATCAGTGGGCAGTGACGCGGGAAGTCAAGATTCTGGAGATGGAAACGCCGGACCAAG GCGCGGAGCTGTGAAGCTGACCATGTCCAAACTCACCCAGGTGGACTTCCTCCCCAAAGAGATGGTGTCCTACTCTAAAGAAACGCAGACGCCCACAGAAACACTGACACATGCTGATCAGAAAGCAG AAGAAGACGAGGACGAGGAGATCACCGCTCCTCCACCTGTGGAAGAATCAcaagaagagaaggaagagcAGCGTGAACAGGAGGAGG ACATTCCAAAGGAGCTGACGGAAGAAGAGAAGCTGCAGGTTTTACACTCTGAAGAATTCCTGTCGTTTTTCGAGCGTGGCAGCAGGATAGTGGAGCGAGCCCTGGCCGAACAGGTGGATGTGTGCTTCGACTACAGCGGGAGGGATCTGGAGGACAAAGAAGG CGACCTGCAGGCAGGTGCCAAGCTGGTTCTCAACAGACAGTTTGCAGATGAGCGCTGGACCAAAAACCGAGTGGTCACTTGTTTGGACTGGTCGCTGCAG TATCCGGAGCTGCTGGTGGCTTCTTATAACAAGTATGAAGACGCTCCTCATGAGCCTGATGGAGTGGCCCTGGTTTGGAACTTGAAGTACAAGAAGGGGACGCCTGAGTACATCTTCCACTGCCAG tCAGAGGTGATGTCAGCTGGGTTCGCAAAGTTTCACCCCAACCTGGTGGTGGGCGGAACATACTCCGGGCAGATCGTCTTGTGGGACAACAGGAGCAATAAGCGCACTCCCGTCCAAAGAACTCCGCTGTCCGCTTCCGCGCACACA CATCCCGTCTACTGTGTGAACGTGGTGGGAACCCAGAATGCCAACAATCTGATCAGCATCTCCACTGACGGCAAAATGTGCTCCTGGAGTCTGGACATGCTTTCACAGCCGCAG GACAGTCTGGAGCTGGTGTTCAAACAGAGCAAAGCAGTGGCCGTCACCTCCATGGCGTTTCCCCTGGGAGATGTCAACAACTTTGTGGTGGGGAGTGAGGACGGTTCCGTCTACACTGCCTGTCGCCATGGAAG CAAAGCTGGAATCACTGAGGTGTTCGAGGGTCACCATGGTCCCGTCACCGGCCTGAGCTGCCACAGTGCTGGAGGTCCGGTGGACTTCTCGCACCTCTTCATCTCCTCGTCGTTTGATTGGACAGTCAAACTCTGGAGCACTAAA AGCACCCGCCCACTCTACTCTTTTGAGGACAGTTGTGACTACGTCTATGACGCCATGTGGTCTCCCACACACCCGGCTCTCTTTGCTTGTGTGGACCTGGCTGGACGCCTGGACCTGTGGAACCTCAACAATGATACTGAA GTTCCCACTGCCAGCGTGTACGTGGAGGGGGCTCCAGCTCTGAACCGTGTGAGGTGGGCTCACTCTGGGAAAGAGATCGCCACTGGAGACTCGGAGGGACAAGTGCAGGTCTACGACGTTGGCGAG CAAATCTGCGTGCCCAAGGCGGACGAGTGGACGCGCTTCGTCCGGACTCTGGCTGAGATCAACGAGAACAGAGACGAGGCCGAGGAACTGGCCAAAGCTTGA